From one Oreochromis niloticus isolate F11D_XX unplaced genomic scaffold, O_niloticus_UMD_NMBU tig00002753_pilon, whole genome shotgun sequence genomic stretch:
- the LOC109200191 gene encoding uncharacterized protein LOC109200191: protein MAFWFLIEPCIYKMIRVSRAKSAANRNEEVLTPARTSTRQLLQPIDEFFLFLVFLSVGLKERDLAHRFNIHQSTVSRIIATWTNFLATALGSQCIWLTREEVQAYLPEEFKDFSDTQMILDCTELRCQTPSSPLLQSEMYSSYKSHCTMKALVGIAPHGPVTFISNLYAGSVSDKELFKQSGIAEKLTEDMAVMVDKGFLITDCCKCKVYCPPFLSKQKQMPAYQVKETQAIARLRVHVERVIRRIKQNKLFDSVITMSHVYNINQMFAVACMLSNYQNTALVKKWVK from the exons ATGGCATTTTGGTTTTTGATTGAGCCTTGCATCTATAAAATGATCCGGGTTTCAAGAGCCAAGTCAGCTGCCAATAGGAACGAAGAAGTGTTGACACCTGCACGCACATCAACG AGGCAGCTGCTACAGCCAATTGACGAGTTCTTTCTTTTCCTGGTTTTCCTGTCAGTTGGTTTGAAGGAGAGGGACCTGGCACACCGGTTTAACATACACCAGTCCACAGTGAGCCGCATTATTGCAACATGGACAAATTTTCTTGCCACTGCACTGGGGTCTCAATGCATCTGGCTTACACGTGAAGAAGTGCAAGCTTACCTCCCTGAGGAATTCAAAGATTTCTCAGACACCCAGATGATCCTTGACTGTACAGAGCTGAGGTGTCAGACACCATCCTCACCACTTCTCCAAAGTGAAATGTACTCTTCGTACAAATCCCACTGTACGATGAAAGCCCTGGTTGGCATAGCTCCACATGGTCCAGTGACATTCATCTCTAATCTGTATGCTGGTTCGGTTAGTGATAAGGAACTATTCAAACAATCAGGCATTGCTGAGAAGTTGACTGAAGACATGGCAGTGATGGTAGATAAGGGCTTCCTAATCACCGATTGTTGTAAATGCAAAGTGTACTGCCCACCTTTTCTATCTAAGCAGAAGCAGATGCCAGCATACCAGGTTAAGGAGACGCAGGCCATAGCCAGACTCAGGGTACATGTGGAGCGAGTCATTAGgaggataaaacagaacaaactttTTGATAGCGTCATTACCATGTCACATGTTTACAATATCAACCAAATGTTTGCAGTAGCATGTATGCTGTCAAATTACCAGAACACAGCATTAGTTAAAAAATGGGTTAAGTGA
- the LOC109194580 gene encoding LOW QUALITY PROTEIN: mucin-2-like (The sequence of the model RefSeq protein was modified relative to this genomic sequence to represent the inferred CDS: deleted 1 base in 1 codon), which translates to MPYYQAGIQLEKNDFHIKLHTKVGITVMWYNNAVMVEIGDEYINRTCALCGNFNGNSNYNDFSDEGQQISPMKFGKKWRTPRPNDNCEDPNEEADTSLETENVTEECEEFENICKDFFEDKSWSSCTDQIDPETYIKARMQDMCRCSNTNDSCVCSTYSEFSRQCSHAGGIPPNWRTPELCAKHCPPTMVYDEYGSPCIDTCRFPDTSLLCEDQNIDGCFCPPGTVFNDVSMRGCIPLSECPCKRDKIYESNEVYQEEGKNCTCFAGKWSCESLQMHATCSVEEVHTTTFDGKDFNFHGDCFYTLAKVESKDYVSPNFTILVHLTQCANQEYDTCLKTLKIQLNSDKNNAIIFTSEGRVKMKNGQEDILPYDSGDISIFHASSFHIMLQTSFGLQIQIQHVPLMQVYVSLEQSYREKTRGLCGNYNMMLSDDMKGMVEGKEATSSNSWKTDYTCKDGQGRLDDPCSLSMENEKYAKHWCALLRQSNSTFARCHSVMDPEIYYKRCIHASCNCEKTEDCLCAVFSSYARACASKGVFLTDWRKDACNKHTKNCPASQTFSYIHQRCQLTCRSLSSKEQSCTSDFLPADGCSCAEDHYLHDNNMCVPKAKCPCYHNEETTEPEKTISIRDDHCVWTDGVLHCDPRAAGSLTCPSPKKYFNCSIADVGDVGLQCARTCLNLDNECDATECKSGCLCPRGLVNDGKGSCVKENQCPCQHGEKLYSSGDKIDVKCNTCTCRSGKWECTSNKCPGTCIITGSRHYITCDQKAYEFQGLCPYVAVMNNCDNKTAEENFRIIIENEMCESSNTICSRKIKIQLGRKEIILSKDKYEEDESFQNDNEIWYTKRKFGFHLFIQFNIGLTFVWDHKTNLHIHLEPQHSVSQSLTED; encoded by the exons ATGCCATACTACCAGGCTGGAATACAACTGGAAAAAAATGACTTTCACATCAAGCTCCACACAAAGGTTGGCATCACTGTCATGTGGTACAACAATGCAGTCATG GTGGAAATTGGTGATGAATACATTAATCGCACTTGTGCACTTTGTGGAAATTTCAATGGCAATTCAAACTACAATGACTTCAGTGATGAAG GTCAACAAATCAGCCCCATGAAGTTTGGCAAGAAATGGAGAACCCCTCGTCCAAATGATAACTGTGAGGACCCCAATGAAGAGGCAGATACATCACTGGAGACTGAGAATGTGACAGAGGAGTGCGAGGAGTTT GAAAACATCTGCAAAGACTTCTTTGAAGATAAATCCTGGAGCTCCTGCACCGATCAGATTGACCCTGAGACTTACATTAAAGCCCGTATGCAGGATATGTGCCGCTGTAGCAATACAAATGACTCCTGTGTCTGCAGCACATACTCTGAGTTCTCTCGACAGTGCTCCCATGCTGGGGGAATACCTCCCAACTGGAGGACTCCCGAGTTGTGTG CTAAACACTGTCCGCCCACCATGGTATATGATGAGTATGGGTCTCCTTGCATCGATACCTGCAGATTCCCAGACACAAGTTTACTTTGTGAAGATCAAAACATAGACGGCTGCTTCTGTCCTCCTG gaactgtgtttaATGATGTTTCCATGAGGGGGTGTATTCCTCTTTCTGAATGTCCGTGCAAACGTGACAAAATCTATGAGTCCAATGAGGTTTACCAAGAGGAGGGAAAAAACTG TACATGCTTTGCAGGTAAATGGTCTTGTGAGAGTCTTCAAATGCATGCTACATGTTCAGTTGAAGAGGTTCATACA ACCACCTTTGATGGGAAAGACTTCAACTTCCATGGGGACTGTTTCTACACTCTGGCTAAAGTGGAAAGCAAG GATTATGTGAGTCCAAATTTTACCATTCTGGTCCATTTGACACAATGTGCAAATCAAGAATACGACACTTGTCTCAAGACCTTGAAAATTCAGCTGAACAGTGACAAAAACAAT gCCATCATTTTCACCTCTGAAGGCAGAGTGAAGATGAAGAATGGACAGGAGGACATTTTGCCTTATGACTCAG GAGACATCAGTATATTCCATGCTTCGTCCTTTCACATCATGCTCCAGACAAGTTTTGGTTTACAAATTCAGATCCAGCATGTGCCTCTGATGCAAGTCTATGTCAGTCTggagcagagctacagagaaAAGACACGTG GTTTATGTGGGAATTACAACATGATGCTATCTGATGACATGAAGGGGATGGTGGAGGGAAAAGAAGCAACTTCTAGTAATTCTTGGAAAACTGACTATACATGCAAAGATGGACAAGGACGACTTGATGACCCTTGCTCTCTTAGCATGGAAAATG AAAAGTATGCCAAGCACTGGTGCGCCTTGCTACGACAGTCAAATAGTACCTTTGCACGGTGCCATTCTGTGATGGATCCTGAGATTTACTACAAG CGATGTATTCATGCTAGCTGTAACTGTGAGAAGACCGAGGACTGCCTGTGTGCTGTCTTCTCCTCCTATGCAAGAGCTTGTGCATCAAAGGGAGTGTTCTTGACAGACTGGAGAAAGGATGCATGCA acaaacacactaaGAACTGCCCAGCATCTCAGACCTTCTCTTACATACATCAGAGATGCCAGCTGACTTGCAGATCACTGAGCTCAAAGGAGCAGAGCTGCACCTCTGACTTCTTGCCCGCGGATGGCTGTTCCTGTGCTGAGGATCATTACCTACATGACAACAACATGTGTGTTCCCAAAGCAAAGTGTCCCTGTTATCATAATGAAGAAACCACTGAACCAGAGAAGACCATCAGCATCAGAGATGACCATTG CGTGTGGACTGATGGAGTTCTTCATTGCGATCCTCGGGCAGCTGGCTCTTTAA CATGCCCTTCTCCAAAAAAATACTTCAACTGCTCCATTGCAGATGTAGGAGATGTTGGACTGCAGTGTGCTCGAACTTGTTTAAATCTTGACAATGAATGT GATGCCACTGAGTGTAAATCTGGCTGTCTCTGTCCCAGAGGCCTTGTCAATGATGGTAAAGGTTCCTGTGTAAAAGAAAATCAATGTCCATGTCAGCATGGCGAGAAACTTTATTCCAGTGGAGACAAAATTGATGTGAAATGCAACACCTG TACCTGCAGAAGTGGCAAATGGGAATGCACAAGCAATAAATGTCCAGGAACATGCATTATTACTGGAAGTAGACACTACATTACATGTGATCAGAAAGCATATGAGTTTCAAGGACTGTGTCCCTATGTTGCTGTCATG AATAACTGTGAcaataaaacagctgaagaGAACTTTAGAATTATCATAGAAAATGAGATGTGTGAATCTTCAAACACCATATGTTCCCGAAAGATCAAGATCCAGCTGGGG AGAAAGGAAATCATACTATCAAAGGATAAATatgaagaggatgaaagttTTCAAAATGATAATGAGATCTGGTACACCAAAAGAAAGTTTGGTTTCCATCTGTTCATCCAATTTAACATTGGTCTGACATTTGTATGGGATCACAAAACAAATCTTCACATCCATCTGGAACCACAGCACAGTGTAAGTCAAAGTTTAACTGAAGACTAA